CTGAATTAAAACGCTCAAATTATCTTCGTACGCAAAGTCTTCAATATTCGTACGGTGTTTCAATTGATGGTATCCAAGATCAAATGGCCAATAATTAACTATTCTTAGTCGTAATGAATCAAAAATTGCCATCATCTCTGATTGGATTCACATGCGGCGAGAAGACATTCTTATGGAGAAGTCAGACCTCATTGTTTAGTTTCAGTGAAAACTTGAACATTACATGTCGAAAAACAGatcacgaaaaaaaatatatatatatataataataaataaataaataaataataaatcatgaaataattgtaagatgCTTCTTATAGgcaattcttattattttttgtttcttaaatatatttaaataccttCAGATTATGGATTTCCTTGCAAAGATTTAGAACGTCTTTCGTACCTCCGACATTAATTGTAACTGCTAATTTCAACTTCTCATTAAATTTCACTGTTGCCGCGATATGAAAGACAATGGAAACTTCTCGAATGAGAGTAGCCCGATCTTCCGAAGATATTCCGAGATTCGGCTGGCTACAATCTCCCGTTATAGCAACGATTTGATCCCGAAAGTTTGGTTGCTTGTCTTTAAGTCTTTCAAATAgctacataaaataaataatggtaaatccacaaataattaaatttaaaaaaattcattataaaagattaataaaagttgataacttttatcatttataataaatctacgactttaatcttttttttttaacaaatggtAGGAGTTTTTACTCCTGTtagctttttttaataaattttatttttattaaaatccaaGTTtggatttaaattaaaagaaatagtttcttgttattattgttttaataacgACATTCATAATAAATGACTATATAAATAGGTTTCAAACTATTTttgttaatcaaaatattagataacCCCAAAAActttttgccattttttattagtcaTAATTCTTGGAATTGTTTATGTCAATCATGACTAGTTGTGCAaggaatttgttttttatcataaaatacatacattattttatttcaaaacttcATCACATTTTCAAGTTGTAAAGTTTAAGgtttaagttaaataaatattttaactccTTAAAATGAGCTCTATTAAGAGTGAGCGTGATTCgtgcttatttattattgtctcGTGCGATGAATTTGGTGTTATCACCACACCGTGGAAGGAAAGAGTGATAGAAAGAGTGATAAATTGATGAATACAGAAagagataatatattaagaagATACACTGATaactaaggcactagatatgtaggtattcttatccgccattttggttcctactagatggagaattatagcgtatatagtatagcTTAGTATAATATGGCGTACATGTGTAACATGTCAATTATTTGGTAAGagactaataattattttgatattttcgtAGAATTGAGGCAATCGAAACTTTAATTatgtcatttatattatactcgTTATTGTGTGCATTGTGaaacattgatattaattttttgcaggTCTATTTTAAAGATTGTCAGAATTGTCAATGGgcaaattaaaatgtcaaaatgcCTTGCTGCGTTGCAATTAATTGCAGCAACAGGTCCGAACAAGGATATAAACTGTTCAGATTCCCAGAGGGTTTCCGGGGAGCAACGTGGGTGGAAAATGTGCGGCGTGGAGATAAGTGGGCACCAACGGAGACTTCGCGCTTGTGTGAGGTACATTACTGTTAAAATGTTTGTCGCTGTAAAACTAAGATGAAATATGTAACACTCCTCACATTTTTTCtagaaacattttgaagatTCACAATTTGAAGCCCGTCGAGCAGATGGTTGAAAGAAATGGAAGCCGAATGCCATCCCAACGTTATTCGATATACCAAATCCGCCATCCATCATCAATCCACTTCCGCGGAAATCACTGTGCAAGGTAATTTTATCGAACAAACTGACAGTAATCAGAGAGTAAGGTTTTGCTTTTTCCAGAATCGTAACAATAATATTGCTCCTGTCCCTTCCAAAGCAACAGTAAACGAATTTGTACCGGCAGTTGaacataattattcaattcgACCTCAGGAAACACGGAATGAAGCAAGTAATTCTCGATCCATCGACGAAACATTGGCTGTTCATTCGAAAACAGCGGAACctataatatttcaacaaccggtacatttgcataatttcatTCATATGCAATACAGTATTGCGAAGAACGGAATGCATGTatgaagatattaataatttgtgttCTAATATCTTAGAATTTGGTTAATGCTGAAAACACAATCCATAATATGATAGGACAAGAGCTCAATCCCGAGCCAGTACAAGTAGATGTATCGATAATCCCAGAAAGCGAGGTAATTCAAGAATTATTCATCGATTATGTTTGTTGTTACATggtcgttaaaaaatataataaatgacaagGCCCAATTTGTCATGAATCTTAATAACTCTTGAGGGTACTATTTCAAAAAGCATATCAAAGTTTTGTTtcgaataaactttttattaccATTGGAATTGATTGTTAAGTTACATtggttttttaattcttttttttccatcacTCTGCGTAACTCTAAAGATTTCCATgcttcgaaacattttttttttatttttattaatcggcAGGCAGACGAGCTAGCACGGCTGAGGTGTGAGAATCAAGAGTTGCAGACAGAacgaacaaatttaaaaaagttattggcAGAGAACCTGAAATTACGTGACCAAATAAACGCCATGGACAGAACAAGACGATCGTTCTTAAATGacgatcaaataaaaatgttagaacAAGGTCGTGTGTCCAAATGGTTTCATGATAGTATTGTAAGAGGTCTCAAATTTAGATTTGCCCTCTCTGTCCATGGCTACCAATATCTTCGCGGTACTGGTTATCCATTGCCCTCGTATGCCACAATTATGCGACGAATACAAGACTTCAAACTCGATTTCGGGATTTTTGAGGACATTTTACAACtacttaaatttaaagttgAAACTATGGACCCAACAGATAGATTTTGTGTCTTATCGTACGATGAAATCAAAATTAGCAAACAACaagattacaataaaaatcttgGTAAATTTCTTGGTCGTGCAACTTTGGGTAAAAATCTTGATGATCTCGGCGAAAAAGTATTTGCAGTTGTTGTTCGAGGAGTGAAAAACCGGTGGAAACAAATTGTTGCGTGTCATGTAACTCATACAACATCGATCGATCCCCAACTTTTAAAAGATTTCATGCTCGACTGCATCACATCTGTAGAATCATGTGGTCTTTATGTTGTAGCACTTTCGTCAGATTTAGACAGTAGGAACAGGGGGTTATGGACGTCTTTGAACATCCAGGCTTCGAGACATGGGactataaacaatttttttgttttcaataattatccaATATACGCTATGCCAGACGCTTGTTATGcgctaaaaaatttgaaagctGCTATGTTGAGGCAACTCATTTATTTACCTGAAGCGTATGTCGAGTTAGAGAAACTTCCAACACATAGTCGATGGgtcttatattaaaaaattgtgggAATATGAAATATCAAAAGGGTTAGAAAAGCGCCTGCTACATCATCTTCGAGCAGAAGATATTGAGCCTACGACTTTCGAAAAAATGAACGTTGGCGCAGCTATTCGATTTTTCTCCCTTAAAACTTTAAGCGCATTGAAAACTGCAGTTCAAAATGGAATATTACCTCTGGAAGCTCTAACAACTGCTCAGTTTATTCTCACAATACAGCAGTGGTTTTCTCTCATGTCCTCCAAAGTTAGGAAAACTTCGATCACTTTGCGAAACTGTGACCGGAAATTATTTTCCTGCACACGATTATTGATTTGTTCCAAAATGCTGTATTCAAACAGGGCTGGAAGCCATTGAATTACGGGTTCGTTATTGCAACTTTGACGTTTTGCGATGTTTCTGAATTCTTGATGAAAAATGGATTCGATTTTATCTTAGGGCACCGATTTACTCAAGATGTAACTGAGAACATTTTTTCGCAAATTCGACGTAAAGAAGGATCTATGCCTAGTGCACTGAAAACCTTGCAAGCGATTAGACTTATCTCTATATCGCAATATGTATCTGAGGTAAAATGCAATAGTTATATGAGTGAATCTGATGAATTTTTGTTAGACTTTTGtgaaaagaaaaggaagacTGCTCGTGAAAGGTCCTCTGCTTGCATTAATAAATCTGTGGATACTTCAGTCGTAAATATTACGTCCTCACTTGTCGATTTCCAAGTGCAGACTTTCTCTCTCAGCGATTTCAGTCAAATTGTGTCCCAGTATGATGCcactattatatttcatatagcCGGTAGCACCACAAACGCTATTGCAAAGCATGTTTGTTCCGACTGTCTTGAATTTCtgtcatcaaaaaatttgcCCGACATCGAGTTTATCAATAAAGCAAAGTCTTACACTAATGGAATGAATCAAGGTGGCCTGAGAGAACCTCGTTTACAAACATTGTCTTTGATCTTTCATTGCGAACATTTTTTCAcagtatacaaaaattacattttaagaaattgtaactTTGCTTTGATTAAACGTTTGGtggaaaatattgatattgtcTTTCCGACGTGTTGcaatatgaaagaaaaaattgttaaacatttttttaccgTCCGTTCTTCTgtgtaaaaaacttttcagaaAACAGCAAAAaacgacaaattatttttggaacTGCATCTGCCAAACGaaggaaaaattgaattagCTTTTACATGATATTCGGCTGTGACAAAAGTATCGTCCACGCAAAGTAAACTGATATCGATAACAGCGCAATGTACATCATGTTAATGTGCAATTTATTGAGGTGCTTATGTAGTACATATGTTGTTCCAAAGAAAACAGATAAACTTAGtttaagataatatatatgtatacatatcaacatgttatgttttatattgttcaatAAACATAAGAGTATAttgaaaatcatttttaattcattatttctgagccattacaaaattgatttttaggtatatataaattctgattgcctgaaaattatatagaagaTTACACATTTTGTTTTGATTTCAGTGATCAGTGAGTTGAAAATTCATGatcttatatatacaattttaaatttataatttcaatcttACAAACACATTCACATGATTTCATTTTGATAACTTCAATTcgtttgcattattaaaataatacattatttgacattgtatttatgcaaatattcaGCAACTTGTGGGTAAAACGaatacaatttgaaaataGCATGCCATCTTTCTAGCTTCTCTTTCATGGCCTGGTTTTCAGTAAATAAAGCTAATGTTTCGTCGATGGATCGAGAATTGCTTGCTTCATCCCGTGTTTCCTGAGGTcgaattgaataattatgttCAACTGCCGGTACAAATTCGTTTACTGTTGTTGCGGAAAGGACAGGAGCAACATTAT
The window above is part of the Linepithema humile isolate Giens D197 chromosome 8, Lhum_UNIL_v1.0, whole genome shotgun sequence genome. Proteins encoded here:
- the LOC105674715 gene encoding uncharacterized protein — protein: MASILKIVRIVNGQIKMSKCLAALQLIAATGPNKDINCSDSQRVSGEQRGWKMCGVEISGHQRRLRACVSPSSRWLKEMEAECHPNVIRYTKSAIHHQSTSAEITVQGNFIEQTDSNQRVRFCFFQNRNNNIAPVPSKATVNEFVPAVEHNYSIRPQETRNEASNSRSIDETLAVHSKTAEPIIFQQPNLVNAENTIHNMIGQELNPEPVQVDVSIIPESEADELARLRCENQELQTERTNLKKLLAENLKLRDQINAMDRTRRSFLNDDQIKMLEQGRVSKWFHDSIVRGLKFRFALSVHGYQYLRGTGYPLPSYATIMRRIQDFKLDFGIFEDILQLLKFKVETMDPTDRFCVLSYDEIKISKQQDYNKNLGKFLGRATLGKNLDDLGEKVFAVVVRGVKNRWKQIVACHVTHTTSIDPQLLKDFMLDCITSVESCGLYVVALSSDLDSRNRGLWTSLNIQASRHGTINNFFVFNNYPIYAMPDACYALKNLKAAMLRQLIYLPEAYVELEKLPTHSRWVLY